In the genome of Chrysemys picta bellii isolate R12L10 chromosome 17, ASM1138683v2, whole genome shotgun sequence, one region contains:
- the LOC101930984 gene encoding uncharacterized protein LOC101930984 isoform X2 produces the protein MSSVRIDTLCAGGGRVKGRACLGGAQMTMWARDSEFIMAGYSATRGKNQTHLFAFASIAFKVVVLLRCAGQAVPDTRPSQCQQDIPLSVPEGGDAQQPLNLTERFAQLSWYDALAGTWVLIAVIRPGKSNPLNSSFAGHISMSNRWLTVTNASKAIAGVYKIESEMNKNKCLVFIRLIVTESAPTSAPVSQVALVSSGTAAAEPGSWSSRIAVAVVPVVGSVMVAALLIWQIKNIARYVRSFGSRHDFPARAAPSQQASDSGPMQELAELTQLEDARDCKRCGARTAAMLVLTALTLRRRALLSTAVHPLTTTVQQRLALFPSSGLTPNCTQPGVRGVCVGETGLILPRRGW, from the exons ATGTCCAGCGTCCGGATTGATACACTTTGCGCAGGAGGAGGCAGGGTCAAGGGGCGGGCCTGCTTAGGGGGTGCCCAGATGACCATGTGGGCGCGAGACTCAGAATTCATCATGGCGGGATACAGTGCCACGAGGGGTAAAAACCAAACCCATCTCTTTGCCTTTGCAAGCATCGCCTTTAAAGTCGTCGTCTTACTCCGGTGCGCTGGGCAAGCCGTACCGGACACCC GCCCCAGCCAATGTCAACAGGACATCCCTCTGTCTGTGCCCGAGGGTGGCGACGCGCAAcagccccttaacctcacggagCGCTTTGCCCAGCTCTCCTGGTACGATGCCTTGGCTGGGACCTGGGTACTGATAGCCGTCATCCGTCCAGGGAAATCAAACCCACTCAACAGCTCCTTCGCCGGGCACATCTCCATGTCCAACAGATGGCTCACCGTGACGAACGCCAGCAAAGCCATTGCAGGGGTGTATAAGATTGAATCTGAGATGAACAAAAACAAGTGTCTGGTTTTCATCCGTCTGATTGTAACAG AGTCTGCGCCAACCTCAGCTCCGGTCTCCCAGGTGGCCCTGGTCAGCAGCGGGACGGCAGCTGCGG AGCCTGGATCTTGGTCCAGCCGTATTGCCGTGGCGGTGGTGCCGGTGGTGGGGTCAGTGATGGTGGCGGCGCTGTTGATATGGCAGATAAAGAATATTGCTCGCTACGTGCGCTCGTTCGGCAGCCGTCATGATTTCCCTGCCAGAGCCGCCCCGTCCCAGCAGGCCAGCGACTCAGGCCCCATGCAGGAGCTGGCAGAGCTGACGCAGCTGGAGGACGCCAGAG ATTGCAAGCGCTGCGGGGCCCGGACTGCTGCCATGCTGGTTTTAACAGCGCTCACCCTACGGAGACGGGCATTATTATCCACAGCGGTGCATCCACTCACGACTACCGTTCAGCAGCGCCTGGCCTTGTTTCCCAGCTCTGGACTCACTCCTAATTGCACCCAgccaggggtgaggggtgtgtgtgtgggggaaactgGTCTGATTCTCCCCAGGAGGGGGTGGTAA
- the LOC101930984 gene encoding uncharacterized protein LOC101930984 isoform X1, translating to MSSVRIDTLCAGGGRVKGRACLGGAQMTMWARDSEFIMAGYSATRGKNQTHLFAFASIAFKVVVLLRCAGQAVPDTRPSQCQQDIPLSVPEGGDAQQPLNLTERFAQLSWYDALAGTWVLIAVIRPGKSNPLNSSFAGHISMSNRWLTVTNASKAIAGVYKIESEMNKNKCLVFIRLIVTESAPTSAPVSQVALVSSGTAAAEPGSWSSRIAVAVVPVVGSVMVAALLIWQIKNIARYVRSFGSRHDFPARAAPSQQASDSGPMQELAELTQLEDARASKGQSVVMCLVSTSDCKRCGARTAAMLVLTALTLRRRALLSTAVHPLTTTVQQRLALFPSSGLTPNCTQPGVRGVCVGETGLILPRRGW from the exons ATGTCCAGCGTCCGGATTGATACACTTTGCGCAGGAGGAGGCAGGGTCAAGGGGCGGGCCTGCTTAGGGGGTGCCCAGATGACCATGTGGGCGCGAGACTCAGAATTCATCATGGCGGGATACAGTGCCACGAGGGGTAAAAACCAAACCCATCTCTTTGCCTTTGCAAGCATCGCCTTTAAAGTCGTCGTCTTACTCCGGTGCGCTGGGCAAGCCGTACCGGACACCC GCCCCAGCCAATGTCAACAGGACATCCCTCTGTCTGTGCCCGAGGGTGGCGACGCGCAAcagccccttaacctcacggagCGCTTTGCCCAGCTCTCCTGGTACGATGCCTTGGCTGGGACCTGGGTACTGATAGCCGTCATCCGTCCAGGGAAATCAAACCCACTCAACAGCTCCTTCGCCGGGCACATCTCCATGTCCAACAGATGGCTCACCGTGACGAACGCCAGCAAAGCCATTGCAGGGGTGTATAAGATTGAATCTGAGATGAACAAAAACAAGTGTCTGGTTTTCATCCGTCTGATTGTAACAG AGTCTGCGCCAACCTCAGCTCCGGTCTCCCAGGTGGCCCTGGTCAGCAGCGGGACGGCAGCTGCGG AGCCTGGATCTTGGTCCAGCCGTATTGCCGTGGCGGTGGTGCCGGTGGTGGGGTCAGTGATGGTGGCGGCGCTGTTGATATGGCAGATAAAGAATATTGCTCGCTACGTGCGCTCGTTCGGCAGCCGTCATGATTTCCCTGCCAGAGCCGCCCCGTCCCAGCAGGCCAGCGACTCAGGCCCCATGCAGGAGCTGGCAGAGCTGACGCAGCTGGAGGACGCCAGAG CATCAAAAGGCCAGTCTGTTGTGATGTGCCTTGTGTCTACTTCAGATTGCAAGCGCTGCGGGGCCCGGACTGCTGCCATGCTGGTTTTAACAGCGCTCACCCTACGGAGACGGGCATTATTATCCACAGCGGTGCATCCACTCACGACTACCGTTCAGCAGCGCCTGGCCTTGTTTCCCAGCTCTGGACTCACTCCTAATTGCACCCAgccaggggtgaggggtgtgtgtgtgggggaaactgGTCTGATTCTCCCCAGGAGGGGGTGGTAA
- the LOC101930984 gene encoding uncharacterized protein LOC101930984 isoform X3: MSSVRIDTLCAGGGRVKGRACLGGAQMTMWARDSEFIMAGYSATRGKNQTHLFAFASIAFKVVVLLRCAGQAVPDTRPSQCQQDIPLSVPEGGDAQQPLNLTERFAQLSWYDALAGTWVLIAVIRPGKSNPLNSSFAGHISMSNRWLTVTNASKAIAGVYKIESEMNKNKCLVFIRLIVTESAPTSAPVSQVALVSSGTAAAEPGSWSSRIAVAVVPVVGSVMVAALLIWQIKNIARYVRSFGSRHDFPARAAPSQQASDSGPMQELAELTQLEDARGGDRLQALRGPDCCHAGFNSAHPTETGIIIHSGASTHDYRSAAPGLVSQLWTHS, from the exons ATGTCCAGCGTCCGGATTGATACACTTTGCGCAGGAGGAGGCAGGGTCAAGGGGCGGGCCTGCTTAGGGGGTGCCCAGATGACCATGTGGGCGCGAGACTCAGAATTCATCATGGCGGGATACAGTGCCACGAGGGGTAAAAACCAAACCCATCTCTTTGCCTTTGCAAGCATCGCCTTTAAAGTCGTCGTCTTACTCCGGTGCGCTGGGCAAGCCGTACCGGACACCC GCCCCAGCCAATGTCAACAGGACATCCCTCTGTCTGTGCCCGAGGGTGGCGACGCGCAAcagccccttaacctcacggagCGCTTTGCCCAGCTCTCCTGGTACGATGCCTTGGCTGGGACCTGGGTACTGATAGCCGTCATCCGTCCAGGGAAATCAAACCCACTCAACAGCTCCTTCGCCGGGCACATCTCCATGTCCAACAGATGGCTCACCGTGACGAACGCCAGCAAAGCCATTGCAGGGGTGTATAAGATTGAATCTGAGATGAACAAAAACAAGTGTCTGGTTTTCATCCGTCTGATTGTAACAG AGTCTGCGCCAACCTCAGCTCCGGTCTCCCAGGTGGCCCTGGTCAGCAGCGGGACGGCAGCTGCGG AGCCTGGATCTTGGTCCAGCCGTATTGCCGTGGCGGTGGTGCCGGTGGTGGGGTCAGTGATGGTGGCGGCGCTGTTGATATGGCAGATAAAGAATATTGCTCGCTACGTGCGCTCGTTCGGCAGCCGTCATGATTTCCCTGCCAGAGCCGCCCCGTCCCAGCAGGCCAGCGACTCAGGCCCCATGCAGGAGCTGGCAGAGCTGACGCAGCTGGAGGACGCCAGAGGTGGGGACCG ATTGCAAGCGCTGCGGGGCCCGGACTGCTGCCATGCTGGTTTTAACAGCGCTCACCCTACGGAGACGGGCATTATTATCCACAGCGGTGCATCCACTCACGACTACCGTTCAGCAGCGCCTGGCCTTGTTTCCCAGCTCTGGACTCACTCCTAA